One segment of Neodiprion fabricii isolate iyNeoFabr1 chromosome 1, iyNeoFabr1.1, whole genome shotgun sequence DNA contains the following:
- the LOC124188175 gene encoding intersectin-1 isoform X14, translating into MDLLHNQCGHFHPCQCQREPLTLLQLLVHHKDLRHRHRLSIFAGTVPLIGGPPPKPAPPSFPNSPVNMGMSPVKMQPSAGSIIPPIQPVQPMTASAPMDLFEFDFSEGMPSVAPIAPVNMNPAPIAAFGMGSVMAIQPAMIPPMSAPTMAPIASVAPMASGIPISAPISSIPLAPVHQIMGNPAVAPIVPPSVNGNPTPVSTNSPLSTTARPPSIDRVGSLDSQHSQHSAGSPQVEWAVPHQTKLKYTQLFNTWDRTRSGFLSGPQARNIMVQTQLPQGILAQVWALADMDVDGRLGCDEFVLAMHLCDMAKAGEKIPTVLPIELIPPTFRRQRQGSVTSQGTSENIDPSAGMPQTSFENKRKENFEKGQAELERRRKALLEIQRKEQEERDRKEREEAEKQEKIRLEQERRRQAEIEKQMLRQKEIEQEKEEQRKRAQEQREAARKEMERQRQLEWEKQKSQELQAQRQKEQDVLLKLKAKNQGLAIELGSLNEKVKELSQKICDTRVGVSGVKTTIDGMRSTRDSQLQEMSALKNKLREQNQRLLSLSQEKARIEAKNKLNNAQDVAGQEAVKMAFASKQITLKQMKDKIADLQQQINDKMTDIENNNSQLDDIKKQMKNLLAECAQLYKSFEEKKTKVTDLRAGSGNADFTTSAWGDSAWGDTGTVNTDSWPVDIASVTHATITGDNTGAVKYRALYEFVARNQDEISFQPGDIILVPPVQNAEPGWMAGEIRGHTGWFPESYVEPVEVDAVITSGNAFIQQDSVEKRTLEGIAEVPENVSDAGSLGGEGPAVEAVIPTLGLGSVCNLQAIALYQYRPTVQQHLSFNKGDTINVTEQQDDWWYGEFNGTEGWFPKSYIKTTTPVRTEASSPTGIPTEYYIALYPYASNETGDLSFNQGEVMMVTKKEGDWWTGVIGDRTGIFPSNYVEKCDNPDQVVIVPDNTSEVVSAVPAPESTPVPDVQEKISEPPTAVTSAQGTPLQEKTKEQLEDERAEAEDRAELPDFAAMSAQQSEDLGSDTDSKPSTPQYPKARGKKPEIGQVIAPYHATSPEQLNLHRGQLIMIRKKTETGWWEGELQARGQKRQIGWFPASYVKLLGSNSNRSTPVSHRYQDSPTDPNVERVMALYPYQALNEDELNFEKGDVITVLAKEDASWWRGEMNGVSGVFPSNYVSPMSSDLIRDVMFGLLNDTERKRQEHIKELIATEQAYIEDMTLVHEVFEKPLLQSMVLTVNEVDKIFVNWRDIIVCNDNFLRTLRIRRDNSDGGVIRMIGDILCENIPRMSAYVRFCSCQLSAATYLQQLTEKSPEFVQVAAMCQQDPRTKGMPLSSFLIKPMQRITKYPLIINKILEYTPVLHPDRQYLLEALARAEEFCTQVNEGVREKENSDRLEWLQQHVTCDGLEEQLIFNSLTNSLGPRKFLHHGILHKAKSGKELVGFLMNDFILFAQPTKSLPSGQQFSFERNANQKFKLYRKPTFLNELVILTVPELNGNDTSDHSRTIRLWDSKKTITLLAPSASECSLWLKRITEASRVYLENEKTQLQRQRSKQAQFAACGRILVTVLEGSSIKALSVRRRPPKGRLRLVVREAEDLCPTKPGKYNTFCKVSMGSQEERTQVVSGTNCPLWDKSMQFQVKDLHADTLCITVFDKGYYSPDEFRGRAEVRVSDIMRDSIDSCGPIQKRIKLHEVESGEVVLKLDLRLFNRLP; encoded by the exons ATGGATCTGCTTCACAACCAATGCGGCCACTTCCACCCATGTCAATGTCAACGG GAACCACTAACTCTGCTTCAGCTCCTGGTCCACCACAAAGACCTGCGCCACCGTCATCGATTG TCAATCTTTGCAGGTACAGTACCATTGATTGGTGGCCCCCCACCAAAACCAGCCCCTCCATCATTTCCAAATAGTCCGGTCAACATGGGTATGTCACCAGTTAAAATGCAGCCGTCCGCGGGATCCATTATTCCTCCTATCCAACCAGTACAGCCTATGACTGCGTCTGCACCGATGG actTGTTCGAGTTTGATTTCTCTGAAG GTATGCCGTCCGTTGCGCCGATTGCACCTGTCAATATGAATCCTGCCCCAATTGCAGCTTTTGGAATGGGCAGTGTGATGGCAATACAACCGGCAATGATACCTCCTATGTCTGCCCCAACGATGGCACCTATTGCATCTGTTGCACCTATGGCTTCAG GCATCCCAATATCCGCTCCAATCAGCAGCATTCCTTTAGCACCAGTGCATCAAATAATGGGGAATCCTGCAGTTGCCCCCATAGTCCCACCGTCGGTTAATGGAAATCCAACGCCTGTTTCTACAAATTCTCCACTCAGTACAACGGCTAGACCTCCAAGCATAGACAGAGTTGGTTCGCTTGATTCTCAGCATAGCCAGCATTCCGCAGGCTCGCCACAGGTCGAGTGGGCAGTACCTCATCAAACAAAATTGAAGTACACGCAACTATTCAACACTTGGGATCGTACCAGATCTGGATTCCTCTCGGGACCACAAGCTAGAAATATTATGGTTCAAACGCAGTTGCCTCAGGGCATCCTAGCCCAAGTATG GGCTTTGGCTGATATGGATGTTGATGGCCGATTGGGTTGCGACGAATTTGTCCTAGCCATGCACTTATGTGATATGGCTAAGgctggtgaaaaaattcccacAGTTTTACCAATTGAACTCATTCCTCCTACATTCAGACGTCAACGACAAGGTAGCGTTACGTCCCAGGGTACGTCGGAGAACATTGATCCATCTGCTGGCATGCCACAG ACGTCTTTTGAaaacaagagaaaagaaaactttgaaaaggGGCAGGCTGAGTTAGAGCGTAGGCGCAAAGCACTTTTAGAGATACAACGAAAGGAACAAGAAGAACGTGATCGTAAGGAAAGAGAAGAGGCTGAAAAGCAAGAGAAAATAAG GTTGGAACAGGAAAGGAGACGACAggcagaaattgaaaaacaaatgcTTCGGCAGAAGGAAATTGAACAAGAGAAGGAAGAGCAAAGAAAACGGGCACAAGAGCAACGGGAGGCTGCAAGAAA AGAAATGGAGAGACAGCGGCAATTAGAATGGGAGAAGCAAAAATCTCAAGAACTTCAGGCACAAAGGCAGAAGGAACAGGACGTACTTCTTAAACTCAAGGCCAAGAATCAAGGACTTGCTATCGAATTAGGAAGTCTG aatgaaaaagtgaaagagcTTTCACAGAAAATATGTGATACTCGCGTGGGTGTTTCTGGTGTGAAAACTACGATCGACGGTATGCGTTCAACGCGTGATTCTCAACTTCAAGAGATGTCAGcgctgaaaaataaattacgggAGCAAAATCAAAGACTGCTTTCGCTGAGTCAGGAAAAAGCAAGAATTGAAGCTAAGAATAAGTTGAACAATGCTCAAGATGTTGCTGGGCAGGAGGCAGTAAAGATGGCTTTTGCTAGTAAACAAATAACGttgaaacaaatgaaagaTAAAATCGCGGACTTACAGCAACAG ataAACGATAAGATGACAGATATTGAAAACAACAACAGCCAACTTGATGACATAAAGAAGCAAATGAAAAACCTTCTTGCCGAATGTGCGCAGCTCTATAAatcatttgaagaaaaaaaaacaaaagttacCGATTTGCGAGCTGGCAGTGGCAACGCAGATTTTACCACTTCTGCCTGGGGAGATAGCGCCTGGGGTGATACTGGAACTGTAAATACAGACTCGTGGCCAGTGGACATTGCTTCAGTGACACATGCAACGATTACTGGAGATAATACTGGCGCTGTGAAATACAGAGCTTTATATGAATTCGTGGCAAGAAATCAAGACGAGATATCTTTCCAGCCCGGTGATATAATCCTA GTGCCACCAGTCCAAAATGCCGAGCCCGGCTGGATGGCTGGTGAAATACGTGGCCACACAGGTTGGTTTCCAGAATCTTATGTCGAACCAGTGGAAGTTGATGCTGTGATTACCAGTGGCAATGCTTTCATCCAACAAGACAGTGTTGAGAAGCGAACTTTGGA AGGTATTGCCGAAGTTCCTGAAAATGTATCGGACGCTGGCTCACTTGGTGGTGAAGGTCCAGCTGTCGAGGCAGTTATTCCAACTTTAGGCTTAGGCTCAGTTTGCAACTTGCAAGCTATTGCTTTGTACCAATATCGCCCGACAGTTCAGCAACATCTCTCTTTCAATAAAGGAGATACGATCAATGTCACAGAGCAGCAG gatgATTGGTGGTACGGTGAATTTAATGGTACAGAAGGTTGGTTCCCAAAGTCTTATATTAAAACAACCACACCTGTCCGAACTGAGGCATCATCTCCAACTGGTATTCCTACTGAATATTACATCGCGCTGTATCCATATGCTTCAAACGAAACTGGAGATCTAAGCTTTAATCAAGGGGAAGTGATGAtggtaacaaaaaaagaaggagaCTGGTGGACAGGCGTTATAGGAGATCGTACCggaatttttccatcaaattATGTTGAAAAGTGCGACAACCCCGATCAG GTTGTCATTGTGCCTGATAATACTTCTGAAGTAGTATCAGCTGTTCCGGCCCCTGAATCGACTCCGGTACCAGAtgttcaagaaaaaatttcggaacCACCTACTGCTGTTACTTCAGCTCAAGGAACACCG CTACAGGAAAAAACGAAGGAACAGCTTGAAGACGAGAGAGCTGAGGCGGAAGACAGAGCAGAGTTACCAGATTTTGCTGCTATGTCGGCGCAACAG TCCGAGGACCTTGGGAGCGACACTGACTCTAAG CCATCCACGCCGCAGTACCCCAAG GCAAGAGgtaaaaaacctgaaattggACAAGTCATCGCTCCATACCACGCGACTAGTCCGGAGCAATTGAATCTCCATAGAGGACAACTCATCATGATCAGGAAAAAGACGGAAACTGGTTGGTGGGAAGGAGAGTTACAG GCTCGTGGCCAAAAACGACAAATTGGTTGGTTTCCTGCATCTTATGTCAAGTTATTGGGAAGTAACAGTAATCGCAGCACACCAGTTTCCCATAGATATCAAGACTCGCCCACTGATCCCAATGTTG AGCGGGTGATGGCTTTATACCCATATCAAGCGCTAAATGAGGATGAGTTGAATTTCGAGAAAGGAGACGTTATAACTGTTCTTGCTAAAGAGGATGCCTCGTGGTGGAGGGGCGAGATGAACGGTGTATCAGGAGTATTTCCTAGCAACTATGTTTCTCCGATGT CCAGCGATCTAATACGTGATGTTATGTTTGGACTGCTCAATGATACGGAAAGGAAACGTCAGGAACATATCAAAGAACTCATTGCAACTGAACAAGCGTACATCGAAGACATGACTCTGGTTCACGAG GTCTTTGAGAAACCGTTACTTCAAAGTATGGTACTGACTGTAAACGAAGTTGACAAGATATTCGTCAATTGGCGGGATATTATAGTGTgcaatgacaattttttgag AACACTGAGAATACGAAGGGACAACAGCGATGGTGGTGTTATAAGAATGATCGGTGACATATTGTGTGAAAAT ATCCCGAGGATGTCGGCCTATGTTAGATTCTGTAGCTGTCAGCTTTCCGCAGCAACGTACCTTCAGCAACTTACTGAAAAATCACCAGAATTCGTTCAGGTTGCTGCGATGTGTCAACAGGACCCAAGAACAAAGGGAATGCCGCTGAGTTCGTTTCTCATTAAACCCATGCAAAGGATTACAAAATACCCACTGATTATTAACAAG ATTCTCGAATATACTCCTGTGTTACATCCCGACAGACAATATCTTCTAGAAGCGCTGGCAAGAGCAGAAGAATTTTGTACACAG GTAAATGAGGGCGtcagagaaaaagaaaatagcgACAGACTCGAATGGTTACAACAGCATGTAACTTGCGATGGATTAGAAGAACAACTGATATTTAACTCACTTACAAATTCTCTCGGACCTAGGAAATTTTTGCATCATGGAATACTGCACAAA GCAAAAAGCGGCAAAGAACTTGTGGGATTTCTGATGAATGATTTTATCTTGTTTGCTCAACCAACAAAATCTTTACCATCTGGACAGCAATTCTCCTTTGAAAGAAACgctaatcaaaaatttaaactgTACAGAAAA CCAACGTTTCTGAATGAGTTGGTCATATTGACAGTACCGGAACTTAATGGAAATGATACATCCGACCACTCTAGAACGATCCGATTATGGGATTCAAAGAAAACTATTACTCTTTTAGCACCATCTGCCAGTGAATGTTCTTTGTGGTTAAAGCGAATAACCGAAGCCAGTAGAGTCtatttagaaaatgaaaaaactcaGCTTCAACGGCAGCGATCGA AGCAGGCGCAGTTTGCTGCGTGTGGGCGAATTCTTGTTACTGTACTCGAAGGGTCGAGTATCAAAGCATTATCTG TTCGCAGGAGACCCCCAAAGGGCCGTCTCAGACTAGTTGTCAGGGAAGCAGAAGATCTCTGTCCTACTAAACCAG GAAAGTACAACACATTCTGCAAAGTATCAATGGGATCACAAGAGGAGAGAACGCAAGTTGTATCAGGAACTAACTGTCCACTGTGGGATAAGTCAATGCAGTTCCAAGTCAAAGATTTACATGCGGATACTTTGTGTATAACTGTTTTCGACAAGGGATATTACAGTCCAGACG AATTCCGTGGACGTGCCGAAGTTCGAGTATCCGACATAATGAGAGATAGCATAGATTCTTGTGGGCCAATTCAGAAAAGAATTAAGCTACACGAAGTTGAAAGTGGAGAAGTTGTATTGAAGTTGGATCTACGCCTCTTCAACCGTTTACCATAA
- the LOC124188175 gene encoding intersectin-1 isoform X15 yields MDLLHNQCGHFHPCQCQRLLVHHKDLRHRHRLSIFAGTVPLIGGPPPKPAPPSFPNSPVNMGMSPVKMQPSAGSIIPPIQPVQPMTASAPMDLFEFDFSEGMPSVAPIAPVNMNPAPIAAFGMGSVMAIQPAMIPPMSAPTMAPIASVAPMASGIPISAPISSIPLAPVHQIMGNPAVAPIVPPSVNGNPTPVSTNSPLSTTARPPSIDRVGSLDSQHSQHSAGSPQVEWAVPHQTKLKYTQLFNTWDRTRSGFLSGPQARNIMVQTQLPQGILAQVWALADMDVDGRLGCDEFVLAMHLCDMAKAGEKIPTVLPIELIPPTFRRQRQGSVTSQGTSENIDPSAGMPQTSFENKRKENFEKGQAELERRRKALLEIQRKEQEERDRKEREEAEKQEKIRLEQERRRQAEIEKQMLRQKEIEQEKEEQRKRAQEQREAARKEMERQRQLEWEKQKSQELQAQRQKEQDVLLKLKAKNQGLAIELGSLNEKVKELSQKICDTRVGVSGVKTTIDGMRSTRDSQLQEMSALKNKLREQNQRLLSLSQEKARIEAKNKLNNAQDVAGQEAVKMAFASKQITLKQMKDKIADLQQQINDKMTDIENNNSQLDDIKKQMKNLLAECAQLYKSFEEKKTKVTDLRAGSGNADFTTSAWGDSAWGDTGTVNTDSWPVDIASVTHATITGDNTGAVKYRALYEFVARNQDEISFQPGDIILVPPVQNAEPGWMAGEIRGHTGWFPESYVEPVEVDAVITSGNAFIQQDSVEKRTLEGIAEVPENVSDAGSLGGEGPAVEAVIPTLGLGSVCNLQAIALYQYRPTVQQHLSFNKGDTINVTEQQDDWWYGEFNGTEGWFPKSYIKTTTPVRTEASSPTGIPTEYYIALYPYASNETGDLSFNQGEVMMVTKKEGDWWTGVIGDRTGIFPSNYVEKCDNPDQVVIVPDNTSEVVSAVPAPESTPVPDVQEKISEPPTAVTSAQGTPLQEKTKEQLEDERAEAEDRAELPDFAAMSAQQSEDLGSDTDSKPSTPQYPKARGKKPEIGQVIAPYHATSPEQLNLHRGQLIMIRKKTETGWWEGELQARGQKRQIGWFPASYVKLLGSNSNRSTPVSHRYQDSPTDPNVERVMALYPYQALNEDELNFEKGDVITVLAKEDASWWRGEMNGVSGVFPSNYVSPMSSDLIRDVMFGLLNDTERKRQEHIKELIATEQAYIEDMTLVHEVFEKPLLQSMVLTVNEVDKIFVNWRDIIVCNDNFLRTLRIRRDNSDGGVIRMIGDILCENIPRMSAYVRFCSCQLSAATYLQQLTEKSPEFVQVAAMCQQDPRTKGMPLSSFLIKPMQRITKYPLIINKILEYTPVLHPDRQYLLEALARAEEFCTQVNEGVREKENSDRLEWLQQHVTCDGLEEQLIFNSLTNSLGPRKFLHHGILHKAKSGKELVGFLMNDFILFAQPTKSLPSGQQFSFERNANQKFKLYRKPTFLNELVILTVPELNGNDTSDHSRTIRLWDSKKTITLLAPSASECSLWLKRITEASRVYLENEKTQLQRQRSKQAQFAACGRILVTVLEGSSIKALSVRRRPPKGRLRLVVREAEDLCPTKPGKYNTFCKVSMGSQEERTQVVSGTNCPLWDKSMQFQVKDLHADTLCITVFDKGYYSPDEFRGRAEVRVSDIMRDSIDSCGPIQKRIKLHEVESGEVVLKLDLRLFNRLP; encoded by the exons ATGGATCTGCTTCACAACCAATGCGGCCACTTCCACCCATGTCAATGTCAACGG CTCCTGGTCCACCACAAAGACCTGCGCCACCGTCATCGATTG TCAATCTTTGCAGGTACAGTACCATTGATTGGTGGCCCCCCACCAAAACCAGCCCCTCCATCATTTCCAAATAGTCCGGTCAACATGGGTATGTCACCAGTTAAAATGCAGCCGTCCGCGGGATCCATTATTCCTCCTATCCAACCAGTACAGCCTATGACTGCGTCTGCACCGATGG actTGTTCGAGTTTGATTTCTCTGAAG GTATGCCGTCCGTTGCGCCGATTGCACCTGTCAATATGAATCCTGCCCCAATTGCAGCTTTTGGAATGGGCAGTGTGATGGCAATACAACCGGCAATGATACCTCCTATGTCTGCCCCAACGATGGCACCTATTGCATCTGTTGCACCTATGGCTTCAG GCATCCCAATATCCGCTCCAATCAGCAGCATTCCTTTAGCACCAGTGCATCAAATAATGGGGAATCCTGCAGTTGCCCCCATAGTCCCACCGTCGGTTAATGGAAATCCAACGCCTGTTTCTACAAATTCTCCACTCAGTACAACGGCTAGACCTCCAAGCATAGACAGAGTTGGTTCGCTTGATTCTCAGCATAGCCAGCATTCCGCAGGCTCGCCACAGGTCGAGTGGGCAGTACCTCATCAAACAAAATTGAAGTACACGCAACTATTCAACACTTGGGATCGTACCAGATCTGGATTCCTCTCGGGACCACAAGCTAGAAATATTATGGTTCAAACGCAGTTGCCTCAGGGCATCCTAGCCCAAGTATG GGCTTTGGCTGATATGGATGTTGATGGCCGATTGGGTTGCGACGAATTTGTCCTAGCCATGCACTTATGTGATATGGCTAAGgctggtgaaaaaattcccacAGTTTTACCAATTGAACTCATTCCTCCTACATTCAGACGTCAACGACAAGGTAGCGTTACGTCCCAGGGTACGTCGGAGAACATTGATCCATCTGCTGGCATGCCACAG ACGTCTTTTGAaaacaagagaaaagaaaactttgaaaaggGGCAGGCTGAGTTAGAGCGTAGGCGCAAAGCACTTTTAGAGATACAACGAAAGGAACAAGAAGAACGTGATCGTAAGGAAAGAGAAGAGGCTGAAAAGCAAGAGAAAATAAG GTTGGAACAGGAAAGGAGACGACAggcagaaattgaaaaacaaatgcTTCGGCAGAAGGAAATTGAACAAGAGAAGGAAGAGCAAAGAAAACGGGCACAAGAGCAACGGGAGGCTGCAAGAAA AGAAATGGAGAGACAGCGGCAATTAGAATGGGAGAAGCAAAAATCTCAAGAACTTCAGGCACAAAGGCAGAAGGAACAGGACGTACTTCTTAAACTCAAGGCCAAGAATCAAGGACTTGCTATCGAATTAGGAAGTCTG aatgaaaaagtgaaagagcTTTCACAGAAAATATGTGATACTCGCGTGGGTGTTTCTGGTGTGAAAACTACGATCGACGGTATGCGTTCAACGCGTGATTCTCAACTTCAAGAGATGTCAGcgctgaaaaataaattacgggAGCAAAATCAAAGACTGCTTTCGCTGAGTCAGGAAAAAGCAAGAATTGAAGCTAAGAATAAGTTGAACAATGCTCAAGATGTTGCTGGGCAGGAGGCAGTAAAGATGGCTTTTGCTAGTAAACAAATAACGttgaaacaaatgaaagaTAAAATCGCGGACTTACAGCAACAG ataAACGATAAGATGACAGATATTGAAAACAACAACAGCCAACTTGATGACATAAAGAAGCAAATGAAAAACCTTCTTGCCGAATGTGCGCAGCTCTATAAatcatttgaagaaaaaaaaacaaaagttacCGATTTGCGAGCTGGCAGTGGCAACGCAGATTTTACCACTTCTGCCTGGGGAGATAGCGCCTGGGGTGATACTGGAACTGTAAATACAGACTCGTGGCCAGTGGACATTGCTTCAGTGACACATGCAACGATTACTGGAGATAATACTGGCGCTGTGAAATACAGAGCTTTATATGAATTCGTGGCAAGAAATCAAGACGAGATATCTTTCCAGCCCGGTGATATAATCCTA GTGCCACCAGTCCAAAATGCCGAGCCCGGCTGGATGGCTGGTGAAATACGTGGCCACACAGGTTGGTTTCCAGAATCTTATGTCGAACCAGTGGAAGTTGATGCTGTGATTACCAGTGGCAATGCTTTCATCCAACAAGACAGTGTTGAGAAGCGAACTTTGGA AGGTATTGCCGAAGTTCCTGAAAATGTATCGGACGCTGGCTCACTTGGTGGTGAAGGTCCAGCTGTCGAGGCAGTTATTCCAACTTTAGGCTTAGGCTCAGTTTGCAACTTGCAAGCTATTGCTTTGTACCAATATCGCCCGACAGTTCAGCAACATCTCTCTTTCAATAAAGGAGATACGATCAATGTCACAGAGCAGCAG gatgATTGGTGGTACGGTGAATTTAATGGTACAGAAGGTTGGTTCCCAAAGTCTTATATTAAAACAACCACACCTGTCCGAACTGAGGCATCATCTCCAACTGGTATTCCTACTGAATATTACATCGCGCTGTATCCATATGCTTCAAACGAAACTGGAGATCTAAGCTTTAATCAAGGGGAAGTGATGAtggtaacaaaaaaagaaggagaCTGGTGGACAGGCGTTATAGGAGATCGTACCggaatttttccatcaaattATGTTGAAAAGTGCGACAACCCCGATCAG GTTGTCATTGTGCCTGATAATACTTCTGAAGTAGTATCAGCTGTTCCGGCCCCTGAATCGACTCCGGTACCAGAtgttcaagaaaaaatttcggaacCACCTACTGCTGTTACTTCAGCTCAAGGAACACCG CTACAGGAAAAAACGAAGGAACAGCTTGAAGACGAGAGAGCTGAGGCGGAAGACAGAGCAGAGTTACCAGATTTTGCTGCTATGTCGGCGCAACAG TCCGAGGACCTTGGGAGCGACACTGACTCTAAG CCATCCACGCCGCAGTACCCCAAG GCAAGAGgtaaaaaacctgaaattggACAAGTCATCGCTCCATACCACGCGACTAGTCCGGAGCAATTGAATCTCCATAGAGGACAACTCATCATGATCAGGAAAAAGACGGAAACTGGTTGGTGGGAAGGAGAGTTACAG GCTCGTGGCCAAAAACGACAAATTGGTTGGTTTCCTGCATCTTATGTCAAGTTATTGGGAAGTAACAGTAATCGCAGCACACCAGTTTCCCATAGATATCAAGACTCGCCCACTGATCCCAATGTTG AGCGGGTGATGGCTTTATACCCATATCAAGCGCTAAATGAGGATGAGTTGAATTTCGAGAAAGGAGACGTTATAACTGTTCTTGCTAAAGAGGATGCCTCGTGGTGGAGGGGCGAGATGAACGGTGTATCAGGAGTATTTCCTAGCAACTATGTTTCTCCGATGT CCAGCGATCTAATACGTGATGTTATGTTTGGACTGCTCAATGATACGGAAAGGAAACGTCAGGAACATATCAAAGAACTCATTGCAACTGAACAAGCGTACATCGAAGACATGACTCTGGTTCACGAG GTCTTTGAGAAACCGTTACTTCAAAGTATGGTACTGACTGTAAACGAAGTTGACAAGATATTCGTCAATTGGCGGGATATTATAGTGTgcaatgacaattttttgag AACACTGAGAATACGAAGGGACAACAGCGATGGTGGTGTTATAAGAATGATCGGTGACATATTGTGTGAAAAT ATCCCGAGGATGTCGGCCTATGTTAGATTCTGTAGCTGTCAGCTTTCCGCAGCAACGTACCTTCAGCAACTTACTGAAAAATCACCAGAATTCGTTCAGGTTGCTGCGATGTGTCAACAGGACCCAAGAACAAAGGGAATGCCGCTGAGTTCGTTTCTCATTAAACCCATGCAAAGGATTACAAAATACCCACTGATTATTAACAAG ATTCTCGAATATACTCCTGTGTTACATCCCGACAGACAATATCTTCTAGAAGCGCTGGCAAGAGCAGAAGAATTTTGTACACAG GTAAATGAGGGCGtcagagaaaaagaaaatagcgACAGACTCGAATGGTTACAACAGCATGTAACTTGCGATGGATTAGAAGAACAACTGATATTTAACTCACTTACAAATTCTCTCGGACCTAGGAAATTTTTGCATCATGGAATACTGCACAAA GCAAAAAGCGGCAAAGAACTTGTGGGATTTCTGATGAATGATTTTATCTTGTTTGCTCAACCAACAAAATCTTTACCATCTGGACAGCAATTCTCCTTTGAAAGAAACgctaatcaaaaatttaaactgTACAGAAAA CCAACGTTTCTGAATGAGTTGGTCATATTGACAGTACCGGAACTTAATGGAAATGATACATCCGACCACTCTAGAACGATCCGATTATGGGATTCAAAGAAAACTATTACTCTTTTAGCACCATCTGCCAGTGAATGTTCTTTGTGGTTAAAGCGAATAACCGAAGCCAGTAGAGTCtatttagaaaatgaaaaaactcaGCTTCAACGGCAGCGATCGA AGCAGGCGCAGTTTGCTGCGTGTGGGCGAATTCTTGTTACTGTACTCGAAGGGTCGAGTATCAAAGCATTATCTG TTCGCAGGAGACCCCCAAAGGGCCGTCTCAGACTAGTTGTCAGGGAAGCAGAAGATCTCTGTCCTACTAAACCAG GAAAGTACAACACATTCTGCAAAGTATCAATGGGATCACAAGAGGAGAGAACGCAAGTTGTATCAGGAACTAACTGTCCACTGTGGGATAAGTCAATGCAGTTCCAAGTCAAAGATTTACATGCGGATACTTTGTGTATAACTGTTTTCGACAAGGGATATTACAGTCCAGACG AATTCCGTGGACGTGCCGAAGTTCGAGTATCCGACATAATGAGAGATAGCATAGATTCTTGTGGGCCAATTCAGAAAAGAATTAAGCTACACGAAGTTGAAAGTGGAGAAGTTGTATTGAAGTTGGATCTACGCCTCTTCAACCGTTTACCATAA